The Deinococcus budaensis genome includes a window with the following:
- a CDS encoding tyrosine-type recombinase/integrase: MTLVLASRWANPDNRRREALRAAQTQDAEGLLDLLGHHLRVKSRRAGGVSPQTLRTYGVAVRDFLAYAGPPGAPRLSVQHLTPDELEAYVIHTRERLRQGGQAAGLTLGSVATYLYGVRALYRALHWAGAVRENPTLAVPAPRDPTPAHARKRALPPAQYRALLAAPEAAPDPAVTARDRAILVLGATLGLRAQEIVDLRVADVGLGLREVHVTRGKGGKARRVPLPPAAAQVLAAWLQLRQALVLAGDLPQDQGALIVSFHRGHRGQQLTTAGLRTIVNGYFRNLGLPPDMWGAHTLRRTAGTRLYRATRDLHVVSDVLGHASVTTSAIYAKLDADVRLEALAAAEEAD; the protein is encoded by the coding sequence GTGACCCTCGTCCTCGCTTCCAGGTGGGCCAACCCCGACAACCGCCGCCGCGAGGCCTTGCGGGCCGCGCAGACCCAGGACGCTGAAGGGCTGCTCGACCTGCTGGGCCATCACCTGCGGGTCAAGTCGCGCCGGGCGGGCGGGGTGAGTCCTCAGACGCTCCGGACCTACGGGGTGGCGGTGCGCGACTTCCTGGCCTACGCGGGACCGCCCGGGGCGCCGCGCCTGAGCGTGCAGCACCTGACCCCCGACGAGCTGGAAGCCTACGTGATCCACACCCGCGAGCGGCTGCGCCAGGGCGGCCAGGCTGCGGGACTGACCCTGGGCAGTGTGGCGACCTACCTCTACGGGGTGCGGGCGCTGTACCGGGCGCTGCACTGGGCAGGGGCGGTGCGGGAAAATCCCACGCTGGCGGTGCCGGCCCCGCGCGACCCCACGCCCGCCCATGCCCGCAAGCGCGCGCTGCCGCCCGCACAGTACCGGGCGCTGCTGGCCGCGCCGGAGGCCGCACCCGATCCGGCGGTGACCGCCCGCGACCGGGCGATCCTGGTGCTGGGGGCCACCCTCGGGCTGCGGGCGCAGGAGATCGTGGACCTGCGGGTCGCGGACGTGGGGCTGGGCCTGCGTGAGGTCCACGTCACGCGCGGCAAAGGCGGCAAAGCCAGGCGCGTGCCCCTGCCCCCGGCGGCGGCGCAGGTGCTGGCGGCCTGGCTTCAGCTGCGGCAGGCCCTGGTGCTGGCGGGCGACCTGCCGCAGGACCAGGGCGCGTTGATCGTCTCCTTTCACCGCGGCCACCGGGGACAGCAGCTCACCACGGCGGGGCTGCGCACCATCGTCAACGGCTACTTCCGGAACCTGGGCCTGCCGCCGGACATGTGGGGGGCGCACACCCTGCGCCGGACCGCCGGAACCCGGCTCTACCGGGCGACCCGCGACCTGCACGTGGTGTCCGACGTGCTGGGGCACGCCTCGGTGACCACCAGCGCGATCTACGCCAAGCTCGACGCCGACGTGCGGCTGGAAGCGCTGGCCGCCGCAGAAGAGGCCGATTGA
- a CDS encoding ATP-binding protein, whose amino-acid sequence MSRPFAPTHSAPPSLGERLQAVTEALAAARTQQDVFRVVLTPARQALNAVAGAVLLTDEAGERLNLAAVEGHAEGVLTLWQAGPLAQNAPAADALGRREALLFEHQEDLVRAYPQLAARSGSVAVVATAVLPMFLDDRPLGVLVLDFREPHHFTPEEVRFLRTLAAQCAVAVGRSQLLENLQRQVEERTRGALTDARAQEAFVAFTEAVGTTTDVLDLTRQAIAALHTRFGGASVGYYTREGALWKAQAWSEDMGEALLERLRAGLPDSTPFLRGALETGTAVFTDSWDPGREGIEHSEAYGKAAAYPLVVGGEVRHLLLIGLKDTRRWSGRDRALVRAVGRGLTLALERAEQAAQQARQTAELDARNRALESFADLTRDLSVEVDPYVLVRRAQAVALSLLPEGYALYFEPQGERWVLRGQTGELRNAALQAAADAGLPYHEANNLLIPYRSRAPYYQDQYARDTDNLGGMVSHLGASATLPVLVDGQPRGVFAVVLFGGVRHWTRPDQAALESVVRSLGLALERAGGVAELEARTREVAEWRERYEVAVRGSGALLYDWDPATDAILYGGAVEQITGYAPQELGGTLADWTELLIHPDDRGGFQREIARVIQWSDTFRLPFRVVRRDGSVREVEDEGYFRRDAAGQVTHMVGFVKDVTERKRAEQALLHANEELRRSNAELEQFAYVASHDLQAPIRAVTSFAGILLRKYGDVLDERGQLYLRQVVDSGEHMKQLVDDLLAFSRVHTQRGELRPVDSAAVFDTVASRLGLSAPPGADLSRGELPMVLADAPQLDQLLQNLIANGLKYHREGVRPQVRVTAERDGDGLWRFQVTDNGIGIEPQYFERIFVIFQRLHGREAFEGTGIGLAVCKKIVERHGGRLWLESTPGQGSSFFFTLPGA is encoded by the coding sequence GTGTCCAGACCTTTCGCCCCGACCCATTCGGCGCCGCCCTCTTTGGGCGAGCGCCTGCAAGCGGTCACGGAGGCCCTGGCGGCCGCCCGGACCCAGCAGGACGTGTTCCGGGTGGTGCTTACCCCCGCGCGCCAGGCCCTGAACGCCGTCGCGGGGGCGGTGCTGCTCACCGACGAGGCCGGGGAGCGCCTGAACCTCGCCGCCGTGGAAGGCCACGCGGAGGGGGTGCTCACGCTCTGGCAGGCGGGTCCCCTGGCGCAGAACGCTCCGGCGGCCGACGCCCTGGGCCGCCGTGAGGCGCTGTTGTTCGAGCATCAGGAAGACCTGGTGCGGGCCTATCCTCAGCTCGCGGCCCGCAGCGGGAGCGTGGCGGTCGTCGCCACCGCCGTGCTGCCGATGTTTCTCGACGACCGGCCGCTGGGGGTCCTGGTGCTGGACTTCCGGGAACCCCACCACTTCACCCCGGAGGAGGTGCGGTTCCTGCGGACCCTGGCCGCCCAGTGCGCCGTCGCGGTGGGGCGCAGCCAGCTGCTTGAAAACCTTCAACGGCAGGTCGAGGAGCGGACCCGAGGCGCCCTGACCGACGCCCGCGCCCAGGAAGCGTTCGTGGCCTTTACGGAGGCGGTGGGCACCACCACTGACGTGCTGGACCTGACCCGGCAGGCCATCGCCGCGCTGCACACCCGCTTTGGGGGCGCCAGCGTCGGCTACTACACCCGCGAGGGCGCCCTCTGGAAGGCCCAGGCCTGGAGCGAGGACATGGGCGAGGCCCTGCTTGAGCGCCTGAGGGCCGGACTGCCGGACAGCACCCCTTTTCTGCGCGGCGCCCTGGAAACGGGGACCGCGGTGTTCACCGACAGCTGGGACCCCGGGCGCGAGGGGATCGAGCACAGCGAGGCCTACGGCAAGGCCGCCGCCTATCCCCTGGTCGTGGGCGGCGAGGTCCGGCACCTGCTGTTGATCGGCCTCAAGGACACCCGGCGCTGGTCCGGGCGCGACCGGGCGCTGGTGCGGGCGGTGGGGCGGGGCCTGACCCTCGCGCTGGAACGCGCCGAGCAGGCGGCGCAGCAGGCGCGCCAGACCGCCGAACTCGACGCCCGCAACCGGGCGCTGGAGAGCTTCGCGGACCTCACGCGCGACCTGAGCGTGGAGGTGGACCCCTACGTGCTGGTCCGGCGCGCGCAGGCGGTGGCGCTCTCGCTGCTGCCCGAGGGTTACGCCCTGTATTTCGAGCCGCAGGGGGAGCGCTGGGTGCTGCGTGGCCAGACGGGCGAGCTGCGCAACGCGGCCCTTCAGGCGGCTGCGGACGCGGGGCTGCCCTACCACGAGGCCAACAACCTGCTGATCCCCTACCGCAGCCGCGCGCCCTACTACCAGGACCAGTACGCCCGCGACACCGACAACCTCGGCGGGATGGTCAGCCACCTGGGCGCCTCCGCGACCCTGCCGGTGCTGGTGGACGGGCAGCCCCGGGGGGTCTTCGCGGTGGTGCTGTTCGGGGGCGTGCGGCACTGGACCCGCCCCGACCAGGCGGCGCTGGAATCGGTGGTGCGCAGCCTGGGCCTGGCGCTGGAACGCGCCGGGGGGGTGGCCGAGCTGGAGGCGCGCACCCGCGAGGTGGCCGAGTGGCGCGAGCGCTACGAGGTCGCCGTGCGCGGCTCCGGCGCCCTGCTCTACGACTGGGACCCGGCGACGGACGCCATCTTGTACGGCGGCGCGGTCGAGCAGATCACCGGATACGCCCCGCAGGAACTGGGCGGCACCCTGGCCGACTGGACCGAACTCCTGATTCACCCGGACGACCGCGGGGGCTTTCAGCGGGAGATCGCGCGGGTGATCCAGTGGAGCGACACCTTCCGCCTGCCTTTCCGGGTGGTGAGGCGGGACGGCAGTGTCCGCGAGGTGGAAGACGAGGGCTACTTCCGGCGGGACGCCGCAGGGCAGGTCACCCACATGGTGGGCTTTGTCAAGGACGTGACCGAGCGCAAGCGGGCCGAGCAGGCCCTGCTGCACGCCAACGAGGAGCTGCGGCGCAGCAACGCCGAGCTGGAGCAGTTCGCCTACGTCGCCTCGCACGACCTGCAAGCCCCCATCCGGGCCGTGACCAGCTTCGCGGGCATCCTGCTGCGCAAGTACGGGGACGTGCTCGACGAGCGCGGGCAGCTGTACCTGCGGCAGGTCGTGGACAGCGGCGAACACATGAAGCAGCTCGTCGACGACCTGCTGGCCTTTTCGCGGGTGCACACCCAGCGGGGAGAACTGCGGCCGGTAGACAGCGCGGCCGTGTTCGACACGGTGGCCAGCCGCCTTGGGCTGTCGGCCCCCCCGGGCGCGGATCTCTCGCGCGGCGAGCTGCCGATGGTGCTCGCGGACGCGCCCCAGCTCGACCAGCTGCTGCAAAACCTGATCGCCAACGGGCTGAAGTACCACCGCGAGGGGGTGCGGCCCCAGGTCCGCGTGACGGCCGAGCGCGACGGGGACGGACTATGGCGTTTTCAGGTCACCGACAACGGCATCGGCATCGAACCCCAGTACTTCGAGCGCATCTTCGTGATCTTCCAGCGCCTGCACGGCCGCGAGGCCTTCGAGGGCACCGGCATCGGGCTGGCGGTGTGCAAAAAGATCGTCGAGCGCCACGGCGGCCGGTTGTGGCTGGAGAGCACCCCGGGACAGGGGTCCTCCTTCTTCTTCACCTTGCCCGGAGCGTAG
- a CDS encoding aldehyde dehydrogenase family protein, whose translation MTAHPQANADPAAPPLAPPAFHRRDRFLIGGEWVAPLGTGTLEVVNAATEEVMGQVPEGTREDAERAVQAARAAFGGWSQTPVEARAALLDRVSRGLSARQSEIATLVAQEVGMPFMLSNVIQVGLPAITFASMAEELRRFPFEEPLASSVLLREPVGVVAAITPWNYPLHQIAAKVAPALAAGCTVVLKPSEVAPLNAFVLAEILQAAGLPPGVFNLVTGTGAVVGEVLASHPEVDMVSFTGSTAAGRRVSELAARTVKRVATELGGKSPYLILDDADLTGDALTQAVVSGVSGCYLNSGQTCSALTRMLVPRSRLAEVEAVTQAVVSQVRVGDPFDPATTLGPLVSDVQRERVRAYIRQGVSEGARLIAGGPDAPTGLERGYYVQPTVFSDVTPEMAVGQEEIFGPVLVIQPYENEEDAIRIANSTAYGLSGGVWSTDRERAVRVARRLRTGQVSINGGAFNPVAPFGGYKQSGNGREFGRLGLEEFLEVKALQF comes from the coding sequence ATGACTGCCCATCCCCAGGCCAACGCCGACCCCGCTGCCCCGCCCCTCGCCCCGCCCGCCTTCCACCGGCGCGACCGCTTCCTGATTGGGGGCGAGTGGGTGGCCCCGCTGGGGACAGGCACCCTGGAGGTCGTGAACGCCGCCACCGAGGAGGTGATGGGCCAGGTCCCCGAAGGCACCCGCGAGGACGCCGAACGGGCGGTCCAGGCAGCGCGGGCGGCCTTTGGGGGCTGGTCGCAGACCCCAGTCGAGGCGCGCGCGGCGCTGCTCGACCGCGTGAGCCGGGGCCTGAGCGCCCGCCAGAGCGAGATCGCCACCCTGGTCGCGCAGGAGGTGGGGATGCCGTTCATGCTCAGCAACGTCATCCAGGTGGGCCTGCCCGCGATCACCTTCGCCTCGATGGCCGAGGAACTGCGCCGCTTTCCCTTCGAGGAGCCGCTGGCCAGCTCCGTGCTGCTGCGCGAGCCGGTGGGCGTGGTCGCCGCGATCACCCCCTGGAACTACCCGCTGCACCAGATCGCCGCCAAGGTCGCGCCCGCGCTGGCGGCAGGCTGCACGGTCGTCCTCAAGCCCAGCGAGGTCGCGCCGCTCAACGCCTTTGTGCTGGCCGAGATTTTGCAGGCGGCGGGGCTGCCGCCGGGGGTCTTCAACCTCGTCACCGGCACGGGCGCGGTGGTGGGCGAGGTGCTCGCCTCGCACCCCGAGGTGGACATGGTGTCCTTTACTGGCTCCACGGCGGCCGGGCGGCGGGTCAGCGAGCTGGCGGCGCGCACGGTCAAGCGGGTGGCGACCGAGCTGGGCGGCAAGAGTCCGTACCTGATCCTCGACGACGCGGACCTGACCGGCGACGCCCTGACGCAGGCGGTGGTCAGCGGCGTCAGCGGCTGTTACCTGAATTCCGGCCAGACCTGCTCGGCCCTGACGCGGATGCTGGTGCCGCGTTCCCGGCTGGCCGAGGTCGAGGCGGTGACGCAGGCGGTGGTCTCGCAGGTGCGGGTGGGCGACCCCTTCGATCCGGCCACGACCCTGGGGCCGCTGGTGTCGGACGTGCAGCGCGAGCGCGTGCGGGCCTACATCCGCCAGGGCGTCTCGGAAGGCGCGCGGCTGATCGCGGGCGGGCCGGACGCGCCGACCGGGCTGGAGCGCGGCTACTACGTGCAGCCCACGGTCTTTTCCGACGTGACGCCCGAGATGGCGGTCGGCCAGGAGGAGATTTTCGGCCCGGTCCTGGTCATCCAGCCCTACGAGAACGAGGAGGACGCCATCCGCATCGCCAACTCGACCGCCTACGGCCTGTCGGGCGGCGTGTGGTCGACTGACCGCGAGCGGGCCGTGCGGGTGGCGCGGCGGCTGCGCACCGGGCAGGTGTCCATCAACGGGGGCGCCTTCAACCCGGTGGCGCCCTTCGGCGGCTACAAGCAGTCGGGCAATGGCCGCGAGTTCGGGCGCCTGGGCCTGGAGGAGTTCCTGGAGGTCAAGGCCCTGCAATTCTGA
- a CDS encoding response regulator — MPVPHHFVLIDDSVTDQWLAREAFEQLCPDCTLRCFDRGAVALDWLRSAPERPDVILLDINMPGMSGFEVLEQLKADPELTLIPVVMLSTSGDRGDVSRAYTLHASSYLVKAPGFGDFLKQIDACLDYWRAAQLAHT, encoded by the coding sequence GTGCCTGTCCCCCATCATTTCGTGCTGATCGATGACAGCGTCACCGACCAGTGGCTGGCCCGGGAAGCCTTCGAGCAGCTGTGCCCGGACTGCACCCTGCGGTGTTTTGACCGGGGTGCGGTCGCGCTGGACTGGCTGCGCTCGGCGCCGGAACGTCCGGACGTGATCTTGCTGGACATCAACATGCCGGGCATGAGCGGCTTCGAGGTGCTCGAACAGCTCAAGGCCGACCCCGAGCTGACCCTGATTCCGGTGGTGATGCTCTCCACGTCGGGAGACCGGGGCGACGTGTCGCGGGCCTACACGCTGCACGCGAGTTCGTACCTGGTCAAGGCCCCGGGGTTCGGCGACTTTCTCAAGCAGATCGACGCCTGCCTGGACTACTGGCGCGCGGCCCAGCTCGCGCACACCTGA
- a CDS encoding GMC family oxidoreductase N-terminal domain-containing protein, with translation MTAPADSQADSQAVSQVTPLLTATQQATLKAFADTVLPRVDGLDPPEFWGVAASDLGVHQALAQYLDTQLPPEVRGGLLGLLDAMASLSFAAQSQAVREAILRTVAGLSPEAAGGVGALRQLTLLFGYGLTDERGQNPLWPHLRYPGPPGPAPQTPKTITPHEPEDGAVLEADAVVIGSGSGGGVVAASLAQAGKSVVVLEAGGYFNEADFHGLELNAYQTLYYRGGYHPTADGNVTLVAGAGLGGGSTVNWSNSVRPRDDVRRRWAHEHGLTDVAEPSYDAHIDAVLARMGVNDRCSDFNGPHQRLQEGSQKLGYQFVKAALNLDPGRYDPDRAGYAGFGDATGAKQGTLKTFLQDAHDAGARILVRTQAERILVEEGRAAGVQATATVGGEARRITVRAPQVVVACGALETPALLLRSGIGGPAVGKYLRLHPVGMAVGVYGEDQRAWWGPPQSAIMKEFADREEGYGFIIESVQYGTALLASGTPWTGGVEHKAVMSLLPRMAFFINITQDHGHGQVTLDAAGNAVHTYALTDDLDARNFRAGLAECVRLHEAAGAEEIHGLAPGLAPWKRGEDLEAFIAALVSVPPGAGGQTMFSAHQMGSARMGLDPQTSVADVSGQLHDVPGVWIGDTSAFPTCSGVNPMVSCMALAHRTASRLLAVMDGPPLAASPAAMGTPAPAPAPLQLHRVDQAVQPASGLTPEAVSSASSSPAASDLPGVTPL, from the coding sequence ATGACTGCACCTGCCGACTCTCAGGCCGACTCTCAGGCCGTCTCCCAGGTCACGCCGCTGCTCACGGCGACCCAACAGGCCACCCTTAAAGCCTTTGCCGATACGGTCTTGCCGCGTGTGGACGGCCTGGACCCGCCCGAGTTCTGGGGGGTGGCCGCGTCCGATCTGGGCGTCCACCAGGCGCTCGCCCAGTATCTGGACACCCAGCTTCCGCCCGAGGTGCGGGGCGGCCTGCTGGGGCTGCTGGACGCGATGGCGTCCCTGAGTTTCGCCGCCCAGAGCCAGGCGGTACGCGAGGCCATCTTGCGCACCGTGGCGGGCCTTTCGCCCGAGGCGGCAGGGGGCGTGGGCGCCCTGCGGCAGCTCACCCTGCTGTTCGGCTACGGCCTGACCGACGAGCGCGGCCAGAATCCGCTGTGGCCCCACCTGCGCTATCCCGGCCCTCCCGGCCCGGCACCCCAGACGCCTAAGACCATCACGCCGCACGAACCGGAAGACGGCGCCGTGCTGGAAGCTGACGCCGTGGTGATCGGCTCAGGCTCGGGCGGCGGCGTGGTGGCGGCGTCGCTCGCGCAGGCCGGAAAAAGCGTGGTGGTGCTGGAGGCGGGCGGGTATTTCAACGAGGCGGATTTCCACGGCCTGGAGCTGAACGCCTACCAGACCCTCTACTACCGGGGCGGCTACCACCCCACCGCCGACGGCAACGTCACCCTGGTGGCGGGCGCTGGCCTGGGCGGCGGCTCGACCGTGAACTGGTCGAACTCGGTGCGCCCCAGAGACGACGTGCGGCGGCGCTGGGCGCACGAGCACGGCCTGACCGACGTGGCGGAGCCGAGCTACGACGCGCACATCGACGCGGTTCTCGCCCGCATGGGCGTCAACGACCGGTGCAGCGACTTCAACGGGCCGCACCAGCGCCTGCAAGAAGGATCGCAGAAGCTGGGCTATCAGTTCGTGAAGGCGGCGCTCAACCTCGATCCCGGGCGCTACGACCCTGACCGCGCCGGCTACGCGGGCTTCGGGGACGCGACCGGCGCCAAGCAGGGGACCCTGAAGACCTTCTTGCAAGACGCGCACGACGCGGGCGCGCGCATCCTGGTGCGGACTCAGGCCGAGCGGATTCTGGTCGAGGAGGGCCGCGCGGCGGGTGTGCAGGCCACGGCGACGGTGGGCGGCGAAGCCCGCCGGATCACCGTGCGCGCGCCCCAGGTGGTCGTCGCCTGCGGCGCGCTGGAGACGCCCGCGCTGCTGCTGCGCTCGGGAATCGGCGGCCCGGCGGTCGGGAAGTACCTGCGGCTGCACCCGGTCGGTATGGCGGTCGGCGTGTACGGGGAAGACCAGCGGGCGTGGTGGGGACCGCCCCAGAGCGCGATCATGAAGGAGTTCGCGGACCGCGAGGAGGGCTACGGCTTCATCATCGAGAGCGTGCAGTACGGCACCGCGCTGCTGGCCTCCGGCACTCCGTGGACCGGGGGGGTGGAGCACAAGGCCGTGATGAGCTTGCTGCCGCGCATGGCCTTTTTCATCAACATCACCCAGGACCACGGGCATGGGCAGGTCACGCTGGACGCGGCGGGCAACGCGGTCCACACCTACGCCCTGACCGACGACCTCGACGCGCGCAACTTCCGCGCGGGTCTGGCCGAGTGCGTCCGGTTGCACGAGGCGGCGGGCGCCGAGGAGATTCACGGCCTGGCGCCCGGCCTCGCGCCGTGGAAGAGGGGAGAGGACCTCGAGGCCTTTATCGCGGCGCTGGTGAGTGTGCCTCCCGGCGCGGGCGGCCAGACCATGTTCAGTGCCCACCAGATGGGTTCGGCGCGCATGGGGCTGGACCCCCAGACCAGCGTGGCGGACGTCAGCGGCCAGCTGCACGACGTGCCCGGCGTGTGGATCGGGGACACCAGCGCCTTTCCGACGTGCAGCGGCGTGAACCCGATGGTGTCGTGCATGGCCCTGGCCCACCGCACCGCCAGCCGCCTGCTGGCGGTCATGGACGGGCCGCCGCTCGCCGCGTCCCCGGCGGCAATGGGCACGCCCGCGCCCGCCCCGGCGCCGCTCCAGCTGCATCGGGTCGATCAGGCGGTGCAGCCCGCCTCCGGCCTGACGCCCGAAGCGGTCAGCTCCGCCTCCTCCTCGCCCGCCGCCAGCGACCTGCCCGGCGTCACGCCGCTGTGA